A genomic segment from Blastococcus sp. PRF04-17 encodes:
- a CDS encoding MFS transporter yields the protein MRAYVSVWRLPSAPVLLLAGFAGRLPSAMVPLALLLMVQQQTGSYAIAGLASATLGIASAIMAPVLGRLADRRGPRPILLTQAGAYPLLLALLIAVVLGSGAVWLVLVASALAGMATPLVSGTVRALWSRVDARFRGTAFALDATATELVFVVGPSLVAVLAVAATPALAVGLAGVLALIGALGVATSRATRAYVPVAGPRTGMFATVRAPGMPRVLLSGSALMLGFGALEVAIPAFADAAGSPGLSGLLLAVWSLGSVAGGLWFGARVLSTSLPRQYRLLLLGVTIGLAPLAWISSPWALGVLLFLGGTAIAPTLTVQNTLVGSIAPQHATTEAFTWLSTIAVGASAIGAALGGALIEGRFGVSGSLALAAAGAAVAVAITLVPGRRPSVRVAGRREPVPA from the coding sequence GTGCGTGCCTACGTGTCCGTGTGGCGGCTTCCCTCCGCCCCGGTGCTCCTGCTGGCCGGCTTCGCCGGGCGGCTCCCGTCCGCCATGGTCCCGCTGGCGCTGCTGCTCATGGTGCAGCAGCAGACCGGCTCCTACGCGATCGCCGGGCTCGCGTCAGCCACATTGGGGATCGCCTCGGCGATCATGGCGCCCGTGCTCGGCCGGCTGGCCGACCGGCGCGGGCCCCGCCCCATCCTGCTCACCCAGGCCGGTGCGTACCCGCTGCTGCTCGCGCTGCTGATCGCCGTCGTGCTGGGCTCCGGCGCGGTCTGGCTGGTCCTCGTGGCCTCGGCGCTGGCCGGCATGGCGACGCCGCTGGTCTCGGGGACCGTGCGGGCCCTGTGGTCGCGGGTCGACGCGCGGTTCCGCGGAACGGCGTTCGCGCTCGACGCCACGGCGACCGAGCTGGTGTTCGTGGTCGGGCCCTCGCTGGTCGCCGTCCTCGCGGTCGCGGCGACCCCGGCCCTGGCGGTCGGGCTGGCCGGCGTGCTGGCGCTGATCGGCGCGCTCGGCGTCGCGACGTCGCGGGCCACCCGGGCGTACGTGCCGGTCGCCGGGCCGCGCACCGGGATGTTCGCCACCGTGCGCGCCCCCGGCATGCCGCGGGTGCTGCTGAGCGGGTCGGCGCTGATGCTGGGCTTCGGCGCCCTCGAGGTGGCCATCCCCGCGTTCGCCGACGCGGCGGGGTCGCCGGGCCTCTCCGGGCTGCTGCTGGCGGTGTGGTCGCTGGGGTCGGTCGCCGGTGGTCTCTGGTTCGGCGCCCGCGTGCTGAGCACCTCGCTGCCGCGGCAGTACCGGCTGCTGCTGCTGGGCGTGACGATCGGGCTGGCGCCGCTGGCCTGGATCTCCAGCCCGTGGGCGCTGGGCGTGCTGCTCTTCCTGGGCGGCACCGCGATCGCCCCGACGCTGACCGTGCAGAACACCCTGGTGGGCTCGATCGCGCCCCAGCACGCGACCACCGAGGCGTTCACCTGGCTGTCGACGATCGCGGTGGGCGCGTCGGCCATCGGGGCGGCGCTCGGCGGTGCGCTGATCGAGGGCAGGTTCGGCGTCAGCGGCAGCCTCGCGCTGGCCGCGGCGGGTGCGGCCGTCGCCGTGGCGATCACGCTCGTGCCGGGTCGCCGTCCCTCGGTCCGGGTGGCCGGCCGCCGGGAGCCCGTCCCCGCCTGA
- a CDS encoding CGNR zinc finger domain-containing protein: MDYDTYGSGAIELAIELANSDRTDPEWARVFLSSHEEWFTPGTSFDLSPGEAHRAATTAQLVRAVALADAQDDVLTRLNELLALARPRPYATDHDGELHLHYARPDAPVLEQLTTTVAMGIAQVVTQHGWQRLGVCAAEGCGNVYVDTSRNASRRYCSNTCASRSTVAAYRARRKA, encoded by the coding sequence ATGGATTACGACACCTACGGGTCAGGTGCGATCGAGCTCGCCATCGAACTGGCGAACTCCGACCGCACCGATCCGGAGTGGGCACGCGTGTTCCTGAGCTCCCACGAGGAGTGGTTCACGCCGGGCACGTCGTTCGACCTCTCGCCCGGTGAGGCGCACCGGGCCGCCACGACCGCGCAGCTGGTCCGCGCCGTCGCGCTCGCCGACGCGCAGGACGACGTCCTGACCCGGCTCAACGAGCTGCTGGCACTGGCCCGGCCCCGCCCCTACGCGACCGACCACGACGGCGAGCTGCACCTGCACTACGCCCGCCCCGACGCCCCGGTGCTCGAGCAGCTGACGACGACGGTCGCCATGGGCATCGCGCAGGTGGTCACCCAGCACGGCTGGCAGCGGCTCGGGGTCTGCGCGGCCGAGGGCTGCGGCAACGTCTACGTCGACACCAGCCGCAACGCCAGCCGGCGCTACTGCTCCAACACCTGCGCGAGCCGCTCGACCGTCGCCGCCTACCGCGCCCGCCGGAAAGCCTGA
- a CDS encoding phosphatase PAP2 family protein: MRFARDADRRLHAFIGRLPMTPADRFLRRLSTSADHGKLWIVIGALLATRKGHLRRGAVRGLGSMAVSSAVVNAVLKRLFGRVRPDLENLQTHRRLRREPGSLSFPSGHSSSAAAFVTGVAMESPATGALLAPVALGVGYSRVHVGVHYPGDVVAGLAVGGAVAAATQHWWRRRPNRPARVRTASDAPALPDGAGLVVAVNPRSGPEDYDPAADIARVLPKAEVLETTPDATITDLLGEAARSGRARALGVAGGDGSAAAAAAVALDHGLPLAVFAAGTLNHFVRDVGLEAPEDTAEAVVTGEAVRVDVADVNGTPFLNTASIGAYPDMVRRRDQLSRRMGKWLGLTVAAAEVLRTQAPVSLVVNDRPLRVWIVFIGNCRYTPRGLSPAWRPRLEDGVLDVQYLRADLRFGRTRAVLATLLGVSEHTRSYGHFDAEEVRIVSRSGPQQVAYDGEMGETVTEFVFRKRRELTVYCCRDL; the protein is encoded by the coding sequence GTGCGCTTCGCCAGGGACGCCGACCGGCGGCTGCACGCCTTCATCGGCCGGCTGCCCATGACGCCCGCCGACCGCTTCCTCCGCCGGCTCTCGACGTCCGCCGACCACGGCAAGCTCTGGATCGTCATCGGCGCGCTGCTCGCCACGAGGAAGGGACACCTGCGGCGCGGCGCCGTCCGCGGGCTGGGCTCCATGGCCGTCTCCAGCGCGGTGGTCAACGCTGTGCTCAAGCGGCTGTTCGGCCGGGTCCGCCCGGACCTGGAGAACCTGCAGACGCACCGCCGGCTGCGCCGCGAACCCGGCAGCCTGTCCTTCCCGAGCGGGCACTCGTCGTCGGCGGCGGCCTTCGTCACCGGCGTGGCGATGGAGAGCCCCGCGACCGGCGCGCTGCTCGCGCCGGTGGCACTGGGCGTCGGCTACTCGCGGGTCCACGTGGGCGTGCACTACCCCGGGGACGTCGTCGCGGGGCTCGCCGTGGGCGGCGCCGTCGCCGCGGCCACCCAGCACTGGTGGCGGCGGCGCCCGAACCGGCCCGCGCGGGTGCGCACCGCCTCCGACGCGCCCGCGCTGCCCGACGGCGCGGGCCTCGTCGTCGCGGTCAACCCCCGGTCGGGCCCGGAGGACTACGACCCGGCCGCCGACATCGCCCGGGTGCTGCCCAAGGCCGAGGTCCTGGAGACGACGCCGGACGCGACCATCACCGACCTGCTCGGCGAGGCGGCCCGCTCCGGTCGGGCCCGGGCGCTCGGCGTCGCCGGCGGTGACGGCAGCGCCGCCGCGGCCGCGGCCGTGGCCCTGGACCACGGCCTGCCCCTCGCCGTCTTCGCCGCCGGCACGCTCAACCACTTCGTCCGGGACGTCGGCCTCGAGGCGCCGGAGGACACCGCCGAGGCCGTGGTCACCGGCGAGGCGGTGCGGGTGGACGTCGCCGACGTCAACGGGACGCCGTTCCTCAACACCGCCAGCATCGGGGCGTACCCGGACATGGTGCGCCGCCGCGACCAGCTCTCGCGCCGCATGGGCAAGTGGCTGGGCCTGACCGTGGCCGCCGCCGAGGTCCTGCGCACCCAGGCGCCGGTGTCGCTGGTGGTCAACGACCGCCCGCTGAGGGTCTGGATCGTCTTCATCGGCAACTGCCGGTACACCCCGCGGGGGCTCTCCCCCGCCTGGCGCCCGCGTCTGGAGGACGGCGTGCTCGACGTGCAGTACCTCCGGGCCGACCTGCGGTTCGGGCGGACGCGTGCGGTTCTCGCCACCCTGCTCGGGGTCAGCGAGCACACGCGCAGCTACGGGCACTTCGACGCCGAGGAGGTCCGGATCGTCTCGCGCTCGGGCCCGCAGCAGGTCGCCTACGACGGGGAGATGGGCGAGACGGTCACCGAATTCGTCTTCCGCAAGCGCCGCGAGCTCACCGTGTACTGCTGCCGGGACCTGTGA
- a CDS encoding flagellin N-terminal helical domain-containing protein, with protein MGLRVNNNIAALNAYRNLSVTDGQMSKSLEKLSSGFRINRAADDAAGLAISEGLRSQIGGLKVAVRNTQDGISVVQTAEGALTETHSILQRMRDLSVQASNSGGVNADAQNAIQSEIGQLKSELNRINATTTFNGKKLLDGSFQALFQVGANAGETITVNIGSPGIGMDAAGLGVSGVNVTGVGAFTNGAAAAGRVTTTNAGAAVAGSLLFTELAAGDDYLDATGAVAVASFEKLDGTINFGGKSFDLSSVDYSTATTGAQARTLLNNAAQAALGLTTGPFAAGTATTITFSVTEAVAGFTGANGYALGTSAQQIASATPTFTAASGATAAITALDAAIKKVSTQRADLGAIQNRFDHTINNLNVAVENLTASESRIRDADMAQEMVQFTRNQILSQAGTAMLAQANQASQSILSLLR; from the coding sequence GTGGGTCTGCGCGTCAACAACAACATCGCGGCGCTCAACGCGTACCGCAATCTGTCCGTCACCGACGGCCAGATGAGCAAGAGCCTGGAGAAGCTCTCCTCCGGGTTCCGCATCAACCGGGCCGCCGACGACGCGGCCGGGCTGGCGATCTCGGAGGGTCTGCGGTCGCAGATCGGTGGCCTGAAGGTCGCCGTTCGCAACACCCAGGACGGCATCTCGGTCGTGCAGACCGCTGAGGGTGCGCTCACCGAGACGCACAGCATCCTGCAGCGCATGCGCGACCTGTCGGTCCAGGCCAGCAACTCCGGCGGCGTCAACGCCGACGCCCAGAACGCCATCCAGTCGGAGATCGGCCAGCTCAAGTCCGAGCTGAACCGGATCAACGCCACGACGACGTTCAACGGCAAGAAGCTCCTGGACGGCAGCTTCCAGGCCCTCTTCCAGGTCGGCGCCAACGCCGGGGAGACCATCACGGTCAACATCGGCTCGCCCGGCATCGGCATGGACGCCGCCGGCCTGGGTGTCTCCGGGGTCAACGTGACCGGTGTGGGTGCGTTCACCAACGGCGCCGCCGCGGCCGGCCGGGTCACCACGACCAACGCCGGTGCGGCCGTGGCCGGCTCGCTGCTGTTCACCGAGCTCGCCGCCGGCGACGACTACCTCGACGCCACCGGCGCCGTGGCCGTCGCCTCGTTCGAGAAGCTCGACGGCACCATCAACTTCGGTGGCAAGAGCTTCGACCTCAGCTCGGTGGACTACAGCACCGCCACCACCGGTGCCCAGGCCCGCACCCTGCTGAACAACGCCGCCCAGGCCGCCCTGGGCCTGACCACCGGCCCGTTCGCCGCCGGTACGGCCACCACCATCACCTTCAGCGTCACCGAGGCCGTCGCCGGCTTCACCGGCGCCAACGGTTACGCGCTGGGCACCTCCGCCCAGCAGATCGCCTCGGCCACCCCGACCTTCACCGCCGCCAGCGGTGCCACCGCGGCGATCACCGCCCTCGACGCCGCGATCAAGAAGGTGTCGACCCAGCGGGCCGACCTGGGTGCCATCCAGAACCGGTTCGACCACACCATCAACAACCTCAACGTCGCGGTGGAGAACCTGACCGCCTCGGAGAGCCGCATCCGCGACGCCGACATGGCCCAGGAGATGGTCCAGTTCACCCGGAACCAGATCCTGTCCCAGGCCGGCACCGCCATGCTCGCGCAGGCCAACCAGGCCTCGCAGAGTATCCTGTCGCTGCTCCGCTGA
- a CDS encoding DoxX family protein, translating into MLVRRIARPLLAAPFVYGGISTLRKPQDRVPGAAPVVEKIAETADKQLPVQLPKDVEQWVKADAAVKVVAGTLFGLGKFPRLTALVLSASIVPTTLAGHRFWEHTDPTERFGQISNFLKNTGMLGGLLLAAVDTEGKPSVGYRARKAAKRAADSTEKSLAKAQKRAAKAQKKADKKLKKARS; encoded by the coding sequence ATGCTGGTCCGCCGGATCGCCCGGCCCCTGCTCGCCGCCCCGTTCGTCTACGGCGGCATCAGCACCCTGCGCAAGCCGCAGGACCGCGTTCCGGGAGCCGCGCCGGTCGTGGAGAAGATCGCCGAGACGGCCGACAAGCAGCTGCCGGTGCAGCTGCCCAAGGACGTCGAGCAGTGGGTGAAGGCCGACGCCGCGGTCAAGGTGGTCGCCGGCACCCTGTTCGGGCTGGGCAAGTTCCCCCGGCTCACCGCGCTCGTGCTGTCGGCGTCCATCGTGCCCACCACGCTGGCCGGGCACCGCTTCTGGGAGCACACCGACCCCACCGAGCGCTTCGGGCAGATCTCCAACTTCCTGAAGAACACCGGCATGCTGGGCGGGCTGCTGCTGGCCGCCGTCGACACCGAGGGCAAGCCCTCGGTCGGCTACCGCGCCCGCAAGGCGGCCAAGCGGGCAGCCGACTCCACCGAGAAGAGCCTGGCCAAGGCCCAGAAGCGGGCCGCCAAGGCGCAGAAGAAGGCCGACAAGAAGCTCAAGAAGGCCCGCAGCTGA
- a CDS encoding PHP domain-containing protein, producing the protein MSAPLPPAAALRRIAFLLERAREPSYRVQAFRTAAAVVDSLDEATLDLKIRTNTLKDLKGVGPKTAAVVVQAHKGQVPEYLTKLEEAHAELVPMADDVAAFRAALRGDLHTHSDWSDGGSPIREMAEAAMALGHEYMALTDHSPRLTVANGLSPERLERQLDEVAALNEELAPFRILTGIECDINVDGSLDQTDELLGRLDVVVASVHSDLRADAKAMTARMLTAVANPHTDVLGHCTGRLVIGRRQRNGTQRPRPESEFDAQAVFEACAEFGTAVEINSRPERLDPPKRLLSLAVEIGCEFAIDTDAHAPGQLDWQGNGCERAIETGVPVERVVNTWPAEQLLDWTRN; encoded by the coding sequence CTGAGCGCTCCCCTCCCGCCCGCGGCCGCGCTCCGGAGGATCGCCTTCCTCCTGGAGCGCGCCCGCGAGCCCAGCTACCGCGTGCAGGCGTTCCGCACCGCCGCCGCGGTGGTCGACAGCCTCGACGAGGCCACGCTCGACCTGAAGATCAGGACCAACACCCTCAAGGACCTCAAGGGCGTCGGACCCAAGACCGCGGCCGTCGTCGTCCAGGCGCACAAGGGCCAGGTGCCCGAGTACCTGACCAAGCTGGAAGAGGCGCACGCCGAGCTCGTCCCGATGGCCGACGACGTCGCCGCGTTCCGCGCGGCCCTGCGCGGCGACCTGCACACGCACTCCGACTGGTCCGACGGCGGCAGCCCGATCCGCGAGATGGCCGAGGCGGCCATGGCGCTGGGCCACGAGTACATGGCGCTCACCGACCACTCCCCCAGGCTCACCGTCGCCAACGGCCTCTCCCCCGAGCGGCTGGAGCGCCAGCTCGACGAGGTAGCCGCGCTCAACGAGGAGCTGGCGCCGTTCCGGATCCTCACCGGCATCGAGTGCGACATCAACGTCGACGGCAGCCTCGACCAGACCGACGAGCTGCTCGGCCGGCTCGACGTCGTCGTCGCCAGCGTGCACTCCGACCTGCGCGCCGACGCGAAGGCCATGACTGCGCGGATGCTCACCGCCGTCGCCAACCCGCACACCGACGTCCTCGGGCACTGCACCGGCCGGCTGGTGATCGGCCGCCGGCAGCGCAACGGCACCCAGCGCCCCCGGCCCGAGAGCGAGTTCGACGCCCAGGCGGTGTTCGAGGCCTGCGCCGAGTTCGGCACCGCCGTCGAGATCAACTCCCGTCCCGAGCGGCTGGACCCGCCGAAGCGCCTGCTGAGCCTGGCCGTCGAGATCGGCTGCGAGTTCGCCATCGACACCGACGCGCACGCCCCCGGTCAGCTGGACTGGCAGGGCAACGGCTGCGAGCGGGCCATCGAGACCGGTGTGCCGGTCGAGCGCGTGGTCAACACCTGGCCGGCCGAGCAGCTGCTCGACTGGACCAGGAACTGA
- a CDS encoding tetratricopeptide repeat-containing protein, with translation MDDEERARAVSGGDDASAAMIKELADGLRNSHRTAVATDMLTTVAGRALDGTWRPDERAALATVLRDHHQFDLARRLLSRVRQQGPDSEWLRQQHALCTYKDLELPAWRRLNRALEILTSSGPLTESTDAETLGIAGAIYKRRWEVDAKRVDLENALYCYRRGFAQQDHPERLYAGINAAFVLDQLAGLEDKSLGGSSRAEARRREADELRQQILQAPPGGDPGWDEATRGQAAFGLGEFARAHEHFTAVAAHHQEVWRQESTATQLATLSRLRGFAHDPLAQQALRALVGGSAAAAGRAATGKVGLALSGGGFRASLFHIGVLARLAECDVLRRVEVLSCVSGGSIVGAYYYLKLRELLQRTPDAEITDGAYVDLVRELAEEFLNGVRKNLRGQLAASPAATARMTLPSYSRTDRAGELFEEIFYSRLRRSATPWRMPDLLVVPAGKEEGFSLRYENWMRAAKVPVLVLNATTLNTGHSWQFTATSMGEPPSTLDARMDASRRLRRVHYPDAPDTGDLRAPALGKAVAASACVPGIFPPITISGLYDGLDVELVDGGVHDNQGVAGLLEQDCTVLLVSDASGQLRDEEDPDRGFVSVLKRSNDVLMKRVRGSQYGDLLSRVRAGTLRGFMGIHLTKGLAAPPRDWRGSREPWRPEDDETAGAERSYGIDREVQRLLAELRTDLDAFSDDEAYALMAAGYRMTEHDLADALPDHARASCTPVQDWPFRRILAEMTSGDASRLADSLRFGGHRFWRRSRAWNERMRQRLRPRAVWEGVRNLGSRLAFWRRTR, from the coding sequence ATGGACGACGAAGAACGCGCTCGAGCGGTCAGCGGCGGGGACGACGCTTCCGCCGCCATGATCAAGGAGCTCGCGGACGGGCTCCGGAACAGCCACCGGACGGCGGTGGCCACGGACATGCTGACGACGGTCGCCGGCCGGGCGCTCGACGGCACCTGGCGCCCGGACGAGCGGGCGGCACTCGCGACCGTGCTGCGCGACCACCACCAGTTCGACCTGGCGCGGCGGCTGCTGAGCCGCGTCCGCCAGCAGGGACCGGACAGCGAGTGGCTCCGGCAGCAGCACGCACTGTGCACGTACAAGGACCTCGAGCTGCCCGCCTGGCGTCGCTTGAACCGCGCGCTCGAGATCCTGACGAGCAGTGGGCCGCTGACCGAGAGCACCGATGCCGAGACCCTCGGCATCGCGGGCGCGATCTACAAGCGGCGGTGGGAGGTGGACGCCAAGCGCGTGGACCTCGAGAACGCCCTCTACTGCTACCGGCGGGGCTTCGCGCAGCAGGACCACCCGGAGCGCCTGTACGCCGGCATCAACGCCGCCTTCGTGCTGGACCAGCTCGCCGGGCTGGAGGACAAGTCGCTGGGCGGCAGCTCCCGCGCCGAGGCGCGGCGGCGGGAGGCCGACGAACTGCGGCAGCAGATCCTGCAGGCTCCGCCGGGCGGCGACCCAGGTTGGGACGAGGCCACCCGCGGCCAGGCCGCCTTCGGTCTCGGTGAGTTCGCGCGCGCGCACGAGCACTTCACGGCCGTGGCGGCCCACCACCAGGAGGTCTGGCGGCAGGAGTCGACCGCCACCCAGCTGGCCACGCTGTCCAGGCTCCGCGGATTCGCCCACGACCCGTTGGCCCAGCAGGCGCTGCGAGCGCTCGTCGGCGGGAGCGCAGCGGCGGCGGGACGCGCGGCCACCGGCAAGGTCGGGCTGGCGCTGTCCGGTGGAGGCTTCCGCGCCTCCCTGTTCCACATCGGTGTGCTGGCCCGGCTGGCCGAGTGCGACGTGCTCCGCCGCGTCGAGGTCCTGTCCTGCGTCTCCGGTGGCTCGATCGTCGGCGCGTACTACTACCTGAAACTCCGCGAGCTGCTCCAGCGGACGCCGGACGCGGAGATCACCGACGGTGCCTACGTCGATCTCGTCCGAGAGTTGGCCGAGGAGTTCCTGAACGGCGTCCGGAAGAACCTCCGCGGCCAACTGGCCGCCAGCCCGGCCGCGACCGCGAGGATGACCCTGCCGTCGTACTCCCGCACCGACCGGGCGGGTGAGCTGTTCGAGGAGATCTTCTACAGCCGGCTGCGGAGATCGGCCACGCCGTGGCGCATGCCGGATCTGCTCGTCGTCCCGGCGGGCAAGGAAGAGGGCTTTAGCCTCCGCTACGAGAACTGGATGCGCGCCGCGAAGGTGCCCGTGCTCGTGCTCAACGCGACCACCTTGAACACCGGTCACTCGTGGCAGTTCACCGCGACCTCGATGGGCGAACCGCCGAGCACGCTCGATGCCCGCATGGATGCCAGCCGCCGACTGCGCCGCGTGCACTACCCCGACGCCCCCGACACCGGCGACCTCCGTGCTCCTGCTCTCGGCAAGGCGGTGGCGGCCTCCGCCTGCGTGCCCGGGATCTTCCCGCCGATCACGATCAGCGGGCTCTATGACGGCCTCGACGTGGAGCTCGTCGACGGTGGCGTACACGACAACCAGGGTGTCGCCGGCCTGCTGGAGCAGGACTGCACCGTGCTGCTCGTGAGCGACGCCAGCGGTCAGCTGCGCGACGAGGAGGACCCGGACAGGGGATTCGTCTCGGTGCTGAAGCGGTCGAACGACGTGCTGATGAAGCGGGTCCGAGGCTCGCAGTACGGCGACCTGCTGAGCCGTGTCCGCGCCGGCACGCTGCGCGGATTCATGGGGATCCACCTGACCAAGGGCCTGGCAGCGCCGCCGCGGGACTGGCGCGGATCCCGCGAGCCGTGGCGCCCCGAGGACGACGAGACGGCCGGTGCCGAGCGGTCCTACGGCATCGATCGCGAGGTCCAGCGGCTGCTGGCCGAGCTGCGGACCGACCTCGACGCGTTCTCCGACGACGAGGCGTACGCCCTGATGGCGGCGGGCTACCGCATGACGGAGCACGATCTGGCCGACGCCCTGCCCGACCACGCACGGGCGAGCTGCACGCCGGTCCAGGACTGGCCGTTCCGGCGGATTCTTGCGGAGATGACTTCCGGCGATGCTTCGCGGCTCGCGGACTCGCTGCGCTTCGGCGGTCACCGGTTCTGGCGCAGGTCCCGGGCCTGGAACGAGCGCATGCGGCAGCGGCTGCGACCCCGCGCCGTGTGGGAAGGGGTGCGGAACCTCGGGAGCCGTCTCGCCTTCTGGCGCCGGACGCGGTGA
- a CDS encoding pentapeptide repeat-containing protein, whose amino-acid sequence MAALRGAGGRTCRRTNFRGADLRYASLVKCRLEGARLVDVQVYGASTWAVTTDESTEQDLVVVRNRRTAPLRTNDLHTAQLLALMLDGSGVRQVLDTVTSKLVLLLGSFAPAEKSVLDALRADLQRLGYVAVLFDFERPSARDYAETVVVLAGLSRFVVADFTNAKEVRSEILDVRRQYRFVPVVPIARSGIELPLTLINSLTLEDIDLLVRYDDVDDLLQKLPADVVVPAESHADQIAVSLARAQQRLRGV is encoded by the coding sequence GTGGCTGCGCTTCGCGGTGCTGGAGGACGCACGTGCCGCCGGACCAACTTCCGGGGCGCCGATCTGCGATACGCGTCCCTGGTCAAGTGCCGCCTGGAGGGTGCTCGGCTGGTCGACGTGCAGGTCTACGGCGCCTCGACCTGGGCGGTCACGACTGACGAGTCCACCGAGCAGGACCTGGTCGTCGTGCGCAACAGGCGGACGGCGCCCCTGCGCACCAACGATCTGCACACCGCGCAGCTGCTGGCGCTGATGCTGGACGGATCGGGGGTCCGTCAGGTCCTCGACACCGTGACCTCCAAGTTGGTCCTCCTCCTCGGCAGCTTCGCACCCGCGGAGAAGTCCGTCCTCGACGCGCTGCGGGCCGACCTGCAGCGCCTCGGCTACGTCGCCGTGCTGTTCGACTTCGAGCGGCCCTCGGCGCGTGACTACGCCGAGACGGTGGTCGTCCTCGCCGGGTTGTCCCGCTTCGTGGTCGCCGACTTCACCAACGCGAAGGAGGTGCGGTCGGAGATCCTCGACGTGCGCCGGCAGTACCGATTCGTACCGGTGGTCCCCATCGCGCGGTCGGGGATCGAGCTGCCGCTCACGCTGATCAACTCGCTGACCCTCGAGGACATCGACCTCCTGGTGCGATACGACGACGTGGACGACCTGCTCCAGAAGCTGCCCGCCGACGTCGTCGTGCCCGCGGAGAGCCACGCCGACCAGATCGCCGTTTCACTGGCACGCGCCCAGCAGCGGTTGCGAGGCGTGTGA
- a CDS encoding DUF4231 domain-containing protein — translation MDRPALLARFPRPFWWRPDPATAWPDDWPVVPPDAEAQYPQLAPDLRLWVDEFEQPFRLLDHEAQLLQQRFWRQRTTLILGGLVATTLGAFQAAQGGGNEYLAGGQALVTGLLTGVAALVSSSRAQQRYLDARLKAERIKSEFFLYLGRVGPYAEPHGAQRLRYAVEDIVDAEEAR, via the coding sequence ATGGACCGCCCGGCACTGCTCGCGAGATTTCCCAGACCTTTCTGGTGGCGCCCCGACCCGGCGACCGCCTGGCCCGACGACTGGCCGGTCGTCCCGCCGGATGCCGAGGCGCAGTACCCCCAGCTCGCACCCGACCTGCGGCTCTGGGTCGACGAGTTCGAGCAGCCCTTCCGGCTGCTGGACCACGAGGCACAGCTGCTCCAGCAGCGGTTCTGGCGCCAGCGGACGACGCTCATCCTCGGCGGGCTGGTGGCGACGACGCTGGGCGCCTTCCAGGCCGCGCAGGGCGGCGGCAACGAGTACCTCGCGGGTGGCCAGGCGCTGGTGACCGGTCTCCTGACCGGTGTGGCGGCGCTGGTGAGCAGCAGCCGCGCTCAGCAGCGCTACCTGGACGCGCGGCTCAAGGCCGAGCGCATCAAGAGCGAGTTCTTCCTGTATCTGGGGCGGGTGGGGCCCTACGCCGAACCCCACGGCGCCCAACGCCTGCGGTACGCCGTCGAAGACATCGTGGACGCCGAGGAGGCACGGTGA
- a CDS encoding SLATT domain-containing protein, with product MWGGWGPTPNPTAPNACGTPSKTSWTPRRHGERPDGGAPGVLPGAPGRGSAPLLQAQDHAVRSRRRQAMALVAVLLGGATAAGALAGTEVGPAWLWPVLATVLPAAGAAVTAYSALYAFEQQSKIYGDAVRALRVAGRREAGSPGAARSAEEDAAEWVERSEAVFRREQAQWGQLTSQIAPAEGPQDGKAP from the coding sequence ATCTGGGGCGGGTGGGGCCCTACGCCGAACCCCACGGCGCCCAACGCCTGCGGTACGCCGTCGAAGACATCGTGGACGCCGAGGAGGCACGGTGAGCGGCCGGACGGAGGAGCTCCAGGCGTTCTACCGGGCGCACCGGGTCGAGGATCAGCTCCGCTTCTACAAGCTCAGGACCACGCTGTTCGATCGCGCCGCCGCCAGGCGATGGCGCTGGTGGCCGTCCTCCTCGGGGGCGCGACAGCCGCAGGCGCGCTCGCCGGGACGGAGGTCGGGCCGGCCTGGCTCTGGCCGGTGCTCGCCACGGTGCTCCCGGCGGCGGGCGCGGCCGTGACCGCGTACAGCGCGCTGTACGCATTCGAGCAGCAGTCGAAGATCTACGGCGACGCGGTCCGTGCCCTCCGGGTCGCCGGGCGCCGGGAGGCCGGCAGCCCTGGCGCCGCGCGCTCCGCGGAGGAGGATGCCGCCGAGTGGGTGGAGCGCTCGGAAGCGGTGTTCCGCCGGGAGCAGGCCCAGTGGGGCCAGCTGACGTCGCAGATCGCGCCCGCCGAAGGCCCTCAGGACGGAAAGG